Within the Glycine max cultivar Williams 82 chromosome 12, Glycine_max_v4.0, whole genome shotgun sequence genome, the region ATCCAATTTTGTTTCGGGATCtcaattaatgataaattatcAATATATGTGTTAACTATAAGAATTCATGTAagtagaatatttttaatttttctaaaatattcttttatgtaTCCTTTTTGAATGGCAAGTTTATAAgggttattttttttgtttttaatatattaaaaaattatttttatctaatattttttacaaagtaTCGTAACGATTTATAAGAAGTTAATTATAACATTGAATTATCCTATAGTATTATTCGTTAAAGTATGTTGAAATTTTCTAATGTTAGAATTAAAGAgggaaaaagaaattaacatgTAAACTTGCTAGTTATTGATATGCTAAGTATAGCAAGTGTTATTATATTGCATAGTTATCAATTACCACATGCTTTTAGTCGAGTAtgcttaaattatatatatgtttaattttttagctAAAAGAAGATTAAGTTGAATTCTATCAGCTTCTGACACGCTTTCAATTATCAAAGAGAGTCCATGAGTCAAAACCCAACGTGACTCACACCCATGCCTTAGAATATCAAATAgccattaacaaaaaaaaaaaaaaaaagaagatatgaGCTGCACTTAGGAGAAACGTAATCAATAAATGTATGTTTTTTATATGAGCTGTCATGACTTTTGACCAAGGACTTCcataaaggaagaagaaagtttTCGTTAAGTAGAAAAAGTCTTATCCTATttgattaattagttaataCAAAATCAGAGTCTGCCCATAAATTTATTTCCTAATGTACCAAAAAAAGAGAGTCTGCATGCCCTATAAAAGCacattaatttctattttaaaatcaccggaagtaaacttttttttattcttattaacattttactaatttatatatcAGAAACCGCGTTGTTTTGATACATAAGCTAAACTATAAAGAAAGACTGAGAATCCATAACCTGAACATCAATCatgacaatttgaaacccttaaAACGACAgatataaatcataaatattagcACGAGATATCTATATTATAAGGGCAGTAGGAGAATCCTCATGGTAAGTAACGTTTGAATTATTCTGCTTTGGTGTTTCCATAAACTGACAAAAcgattatcaaattaataagcTAACCTCTCCTAGTTAATTTAACACCTAATTACAATCTAGCGAGTGATTAGCTCACTGCTTCTGACGTGCATCGTGAGTAtgctcattaaataaaataaaaagagttgaaaggaataaaaaaaagtgagtatAGTATACACCTTATTGTTGGTGTAAAAATTTtcaaggaaattaaaatggaaatttCACCGAAAGGTAAATGCTGAGTTTTCTAGAAAgagaattattaaaatattacaaagttgcatttttcacaaaagctaaaatgtaacatttttttatagaagcgtgacaattcattgaaatttattataactGATCATTTTGATAAGTTTATAAGTagtaatttcaattgaagtttataagttaTAGTTTGATAGAATCCTTTTTTTAAGTCaactttgatttattttttttaaagataaaagtgaAATTTGATAGAATCTTATAAATGGTATTTCCAATAGATTTTTGAAAGAGAAGACTTGGATAGtgattaaaataatgttaattttcacaaaagattaaaagctgATAACTTTTATACATGATATGAGAAACCTAGAGTTCAAATTGGTCCGTGAGAAACTTTAGGTCCTGTTGAGAATGGCtgagtttttaaattttggtttttaaatataatttttataacaaaatatgtttcacaaaaatgctgttgaaatgatttttaagtcaatttcaaaacaaatttatattcattttcaaaataaaaaatattatgtgaatttgattttgttttaaaaaatacatcacCATTACCATTCCACCACACCATTATTATTCGTCGTTGTCACTTTCACCACCACCACTATCACCATCATCATTTTATTGCTACTACCATCATTATCACTCTCTTACTATTATCGTCATTGTCACCATTTtgttgtcatcacctttgtcattgTTGTCATCGTCGTCACTATTACACTCATATCATCGTCGTCGTTGTCATTATCACTATTATCGCCACAATTGCACTACTGCTACTCGCATCATGGCCACCATTATTTCATAGTGGtgtaagataagataaaatagttGACCCAATTTGTAacatctttttaaaaactaaacaaaaaataaactgaaactCAAAACTCAACTAAAAATGgattgatttttgaaaatttgtaaTCTAAAAATGAAAAGCACCTTGAACGGGATCTTAGAGGTCATAACGATTTAATCCATTTCTTCCTATATTTTGCATATTATTAATAACTAGTggctatatttttaaattggaaAAAATCACCTATTAGATAGACATGTGTGTTGATAGTATGTGGTTGACAAATGTACTGTTTCACTGAGTAGTCAACTAGTGAGGAAAAGTATGTTCCCACAAAGATTTGCACAATATTTAACTTAAAACACACTTCCCACTCTCTAAACGAATGAAATAAATGATTTGATTGGAATATAGGAAATCTTAAAGGTTGTAAACATGTAATAAATCAACAAgttaaagataagaaaagtaaaaacattttataaaattgtaatcAATCAAATATTGTAAAGCCTTGGTATTTATTACCGTTCAAAATTGGACCCTAGCAGAATTTTGGTCTTTTAAGTTTTGTCTAATAGGTGGAATGCATAAAGTGTATAAAGTAAATATAGAGAAAACATTGGAATTAGTTTCACTAAGCTTCCTTCTCATGCATGTAACTCATAAACCACACTAATCAACTTTACACTTCAAACATTAATGTTAACCACTTGTTGCCACCACCACCACGTCGTAAGTGTCATTACTATCGATATTGTCATCACTATTGTCACTACCATTGTCGCCATTGCCTCTACAACAACTAGTGGTATCAATATTGTTGTCATTGCTACCCACATTATTACTATTGTCATTGTTATCACCAACACATAAAAAcactcttaaaataattttaatacaatatgaaacttttaaaataaatttatttgaaactaatcatattttaaaaattgatttaaatttttttaaaccaaaattgaaaaatgattattatttttaaaaatttcaaaactcaaaactaAAATCACCCCAAACTAAACCTAAGGaagtagttttaaaatttagtatCTTGAAAAATGACCAATAAACCAAACTTTATTCCTAGAAATAAGGTTGACCAGAATTAAGCTATCGTGGCACACTGGATTAAGTCCCCCACACTAAGAAAGCCATTTTGGTTGTAGGATGTTCTTTTTTCTCGAGACAAGTGTGAGTGTATTGTAAAACTGAATGCactggtgatgcaatcctaccccgcaagggcattggatagaagactccaagaagattggaccaaagatgcaagagaaagccctaaggttctcatgagccttagggtagatttcagacccatgggctaagtatgagcccacttatctttgtacatattagattaaggtttcattattttttggtcttgtatttagggctccataatataggtaaggtatcctagaaatgtaggatttttcaacccttgtattttagggtacatagactagtttttgtattagggatagttgtgtaatttcacatgcattaaatgAATATTAGATGTGTgtagttggaaataaatttaattgaattgggagaagttcaatccaattaaattttagagggagaggtgagcatttgcttgctacaccctattgtcacatcatatagtcacactttgcgcatgtccttcatgttttacatgcctcatgacacctaagcacacttagtaaagaatcttggaattgatcttggattagtgggctgaaccattgctaaaattaattaatcataattagtgaaattttggctccaaaatttggctccacaaattcaagtgaaatttgaatagaaattcaaatttccctccaattttgtgtgacacttaggctataaatagatgtcatgtgtgtgcatttttttggaactttgatcatttgagaattaaatttcaaagttgAGACCttttttgaggcacaaaattttgtgttccttctctccctctccttcctctcatcttctcttaccttcaagctcttatccatggtttcctgtggtggtgagcttcttcttgactcatcttctccttgaagtggcgtctccaatcatcatTCTTCCATCTCTATTCCACTGCCATTAATCTTCAAGAAGCTAGcaaaggacttcattgatgaagaagatctaagacctacaagctccaatggagctacatcaactggttttctttttttaaaaacaaatgaccTTTCTTCTTCCCCATTGCTTTGCTTCCAAGTTCTGATCCTCTTTCCGCATTTCTCCGTTATTGTATCTATCTCCTTGTTCACttcatcaaaattttaaataagccaCAATTTATTCACcagattcaaaatttaattacaaacatGATAACAGGTAaatataagttgttttttataataaaaatataatggaaatatattaaaaaatatttatttagtagttattttttacttaaatattaggaattgatatttttcttatttatgacttgTAGATATGAAAAAAAGGGATACAATCCAAAAAGAtccagaaaatataaaaatatgaataaagaaGATTTTTGGCATCAGACCCAAGTCCActccaacaactataaaaaggaAGTCAAGccaagaagaaaaaacacatcGAGTCTCAGAGCACTCTAATACACACCTAAAGCCTAAGAACTATCCCTTAGGGAATTCTTTATTCCCtctcatcattttctatttccttttttcatctcttctcttcCATCAATTTTTGAACCCCTTTTCAAGTGTAAGACCCCTTATGGCTATGAGAGACTAAACTCTTAGTTAGGGTCTGACAGACCTAAAAAGTTAACGGATGTATTATATagttcatatttatcaatgcaacatgtgttttatttcctattatcctttcttacttttaatttcattcatcaTTCATTCTTGTATTATTTTGGGGGTTAGGTGTTCGACAGAGGATAATCCTTAATAGGAATATAAGGAAGATTTTGAATGCATCAATTTTAGGAATTAGTCGAgagtaatttctaatagaactaaaagaaatgaatatcttaataaaatcattgttagACATGCGCATGCATTAAAGCAAgtatctagaattagaacttcatgcattttatctattgaatctttgtaaagacatttgggagatagataggtaaaataaACTTGTCATCGTGAAACATCAGGAGCAAGTCAtctaatagatgtgggtaggataaattcacctgattgataaagaaaaataaaaaataataatacatctTAGTCAAATAAGACATGCTAAGTCCTACCATTCTTATCTCATTGAATTccttattatttcttttgtctattaatgtttattattttctatcatgtttttttaaattcatattttttacgtcattttattttttttctcttataaattgaaagttatcCAACACAAGTATAAAACAAAGTCTCGATAATTGGATTTTCGAGTCTTTACTACTTAGACATTTGATACACTTGCCAAAcagttaacaagtttttgtaCTTGTGTTGGAAGTGTATCAAATGTCCAAGTAATCAATAGTAAAATGcatgaaattttaattctagATGCTTGCTTTGATGTATGggataatgcaatcactctatgtctagcaatgattttattaagatactcattccttttagttctattagaaattaccctcTATCGAACAACTAAttcctaaaactgatgcatgcaaCACCTTTCTTATATTCCTATTAAGGATTATCCTCTATCGAGCACCTAATCCCCAAAATAGTGCAAGGATGaatgatgcatgaaattaaaagtaagaaaagataataggaaagaaaacacatgTTTCATTGATAAATAGGAAGTATACAATACATCTGTTGGCTTTTTAGGTCTGTCAgaccctaactaagggtttagcctctcatagtcaAAAGGAGCCTTATACTTGAAAAATGATTAGAAACTTATGGAAGAGAATGGATGGAAAAAAGGAATAGAAAATgatgagagagaagaaagaattcTCTAAGGAGAGTTCCCACGCTTTAGTTGTGTATTAGAATGTTCTGAGACTTGACGTGTCTTTTCTCTTTGACTTGACTTCCTTTCTATAATTGTTGGAGTGGACTTGAAATTGATACCAAAATTTtacttattcatattttttatatttttttggatcttTTTGGATTTTATCCCTCCTTTTCAtacataaaaatcataaataaaaaaatatcaattcctaatatttaagcaaaaaataactactaaataagtattttaaaaaatatttttattgtatttctattataaaaaataactcatatttaatcGTTATCAAAACATCATCATATATTCACCAAATCCCAAATTAATTACAAACATcaccataaaataaattgaaatatataaaaactaaacagagaaaaaaaagataaaacatttCTGCGTTTTTGGTGTGGTGGAGCTTGCTTAGGATATTTCCATCTCCGCCGTGAACTCCCGGAAGCTGTGGGGGGCGTCCATGGAGAGTGAAGTATGTGCCAGGCCCTTCATGCATTCACTGAAAGCTGCAACTTTAGTCACGCAAAAAGGGCTTCTTCACTGACTCAGACATACACAAAGTTAGTTAGCAAAAATTAATGAGAACCTAGTAAACAAACTAACAAAGTCCTAATCCTAATTAAGCAGAAATAGGTCAAGCATTGTCTTGAGTCTTTGAAAAGACAAGATAATTGCAAAAAATGCACCAAAAAGATAAACATAATGGAATTTATTAGTGGAGTTAATTCtcgtcactttttttttcattgataaatattagtttgttaatttttgttagaaatattagtaaaaaaattgaacccaTGGCCTCTcctcttcttttcttccttcactCTTCAGTCTCCCTTCCTaatcattatataattttatatcctGAATAATTCACGTCTTGATTTACGAAAATACTTTGGACAAATTAGGATTAATTTTTAAGTGTCAACTCTCAATTGGAATGTAAGTAATTTCAGGGTTGTTTGGATTTTTTGGatagaaaatatttacaaattttataaaaaatatagacatgAAAAGTTCCGTTTGATACcaagcaaacaaacaaatatgagAAAGAAGATCTATATAGTAGGATGATAGGATCTCCACTTGTCTTAGTACTTTATCAAAACCAGTTGTGTGCATATATAATTGGAGAAATCTATATATGTttccctaatttttttaataaaaatgttatatgcgttttttaataatttttttagtatgttaaatactatttttattttaactcttTCACCATTGCTTCTAGTAAAAGTACTTTTTTCCTACAATGAATGAATTTCCTTTCGATTATATATATTAGTTgtagatattttaaatatatagttctaaactcattaattattttaactcattGAACTTACCAGCTAACAAAGTATATTGACTCTCACAAAAGATTTATTATACAACTATATAATGTTACAACATTGTCCTACTAATCAtcttaatattttgtaaaaaatgatAGTAATTAAATACATTAATTCTTGACATTGtccaaaaaaaacacttttttttttaaatcagaaGTTATGTGAGACTTCTTATTTAGTATTAACTAATTCATTTCTACTGAATCAATCCATTTTGGAATAAAATAGTGTTTCAAGTTGTGACTCCATGCTCAAGTCAAACATTAAACTCAGATCTTAGTTTAAGGATCTAAATATCAAATCAttcatgttaataatttttttgttaaaaagcaCTTTCACTGTGCCGgttaaagaatataaatatcAAATGTAATTTCCCTTTCATCACAAGTCTGAAATacaattcaaaaattatttatttcttccaAGTCTTTCTTTTAACACACTCTAACCATTTTTTCTAAACTAAAATTCTATTAATTAATgcttttatctatttctttaaGATACTCCTTGGTAGCGTAAGACTAATGCcacttatttataaaaaaaatattaaatgaaaaaaatgcacaatgttttgaaaatataaaaagaatttaacaCTTTTATGTAATAAATAGGAGGTTTAATAAAAGAAGTATTGTACAAggatttaaatttattcttataCATTCAAGGTGTTAGATTTACACCACTATGCATGAATCTAATATCTTCTATgattaatcttatattaattaGATAGAATCCATACTTTCTAGCCTAAAAGTTTTTCTCCCGTCTTTTGATAtagattttaatataattaattttgaaagaatTATAAAGGAAGTGACTTTtcaaagaattaattttaaaatatttattttgaaacgataataaaaattatgtaaaataaattttttttatcgaaatAATGTAAAACTACTTCTATAAAGGAAATTACCAAAAACTCACATATTACCAAGTAgtacttaatattatttttttataaaaaaatatttaaatgaggGATTAATCCCCACTTGATTATTGGTTTGGCCCTAATAAGGAAATTACCCTTGAAGAGGCAAAAAGTAACTTTAATTCCTTTATTGAATTAATAACATGTTTCCAGAAGAAAGAGGAAAGAAGAAAGTGTAGCTTTAAATCTTTAATTGGTGGagtctttattattttcatgcTGTAAAACTCGtttgttttgataataaaaatatttttattggatattagctttttatactattttttcatGCAAGctctcttttaaaatattattcgaataccaattttataaaaaaatattgattttctaAATATTTCAGTATTCctttcagataaaaaaaaagaaagaaaaatcgcGCGCTTTCCTTTTCTTGATGGTGATATAGAATTAACTaggaaaatatttcttaaaaattattaattgaatttCTTTAAATGAGGGATTAATCCCCACTTGATTATTGGTTTGGCCCGAATAAGGAAATTACCCTTGAAGAGGCAAAAAGTAACTTTAATTCCTTTATTGAATTAATAACATGTTTCCAGAAGAAAGAGGAAAGAAGAAAGTGTAGCTTTAAATCTTTAATTGGTGGagtctttattattttcatgcTGTAAAACTCGtttgttttgataataaaaatatttttattggatattagctttttatactatttttttcatgcaagctctcttttaaaatattattcgaataccaattttataaaaaaatattgattttctaAATATTTCAGTATTCCtttcagataaaaaaaagaaagaaaaatcgcGCGCTTTCCTTTTCTTGATGGTGATATAGAATTAACTAGgcaaatatttcttaaaaattattaattgaatttctttaaaaaacatCTTTCAGGCACAGAAAAGTGAATACACTAGTTGGAATGATTGTTTGTGTTTATAATAGTTGAAGATTTTCCTCACGTGTTGATTTTAAAAGGAGGGCTCAAGTTTCATGTTACGTTCCGGGAAGATACTAGGTAGCAGGGGGCATAATGTCACTGTCTACACGTGACGccgtatattaattaatattataatgtgAAAGCAAAGAAGAAACACAATTTTTGACCGGGTAAAAACGTGAATGGTTAATTAGTACAAAAACCGTTATTCGGAAGTCACATgaatcttttattatttataggaaattataaataaagtataGAACATGTGACACGTTTTGGTATGTGAACGCGTGCAGCATATAAGTAAGAGAAACACAAACACTCACACACGCACTCGATCAGTCAAAAATGAATCATACCATAAGGTGGAAGCCTCAATAGTTGTGCAATAACATACAAAAGCAAACACAAACACTGAAACACTAACTTGGACTCCGGAGGAAGATATGAAGTTAATTGCTTATGTCACTAGATATGGTTGCTGGAATTGGCGCCAACTCCCCAAGTTTGCAGGTATATATTTGAATACttgtcaaaattaattaagCCAATAATAACTAGTGAAGGTTATTTATAGCCATAGAAGAGGTTTATTAATACTCTATTTGGTGCTTTGGTTTTTAGGTCTTGCAAGGTGTGGGAAAAGTTGTAGATTGAGATGGATGAATTATCTAAGACCAAACCTCAAAAGAGGGAACTTCACTCAAGAAGAGGAAGAATGCATCATTAGAATGCACAAAAAACTTGGTAACAGGTATGATTTCTTCCTAATACTAGTAGGGACTATAGGACTAATactataatacaataaaaaacaGTCTACAAATTCCCATTTGAAATGGGTCAATAATAACTTGAATATTGTAATATTGGAATGTTAATTAACTGATCATTAATCCTTCACTTGCAGATGGTCTGCTATTGCGGCTGAGTTACCTGGAAGAACAGATAacgaaataaaaaatcattggcACACCACACTCAAGAAAAGATCTCAACAAAACACAGTCACAATTGAAGAAACTAGAGTCtcaaaatcaaagaataacgaATCAGTTCCCAATAAGGGGGTAACTGTTACTCTTCTGGCTACTTCTTCCCAGATGTCAGATAATTCATCAATATCCCCAGTTTCATCCTCCTGCAGCGAGTTTTCCTCCATAACTTCGTATCATTCCACCGCTGCTAGCTGTATGGAGAATTTGGTGTTTGAAGATGATGACTTCGGTTTTCTTGATTCATACAATGAAAGCTTCTGGACACAACTAAATCTGGATGACATTTCCAACAATGCACCATGTGAAATTTTTTCAGAAGATTCCAATGGCTGTTTTCAAAGTACAGATGCTACCCAGATCCATGATTCTTGTGCAAAGTCTCCTACAACTAGCGAAAGTAATATTGTTGTGGATAATGACTTTGTCGACTTTCAGGATGCATACAAAGACGCAACGGTTGATAACTTTTGGTCACAGACATATGTAGCTGACATGTCCCACGTTCCAACTGAACTACTTGTTCACTCCGTGGCAGAATCTGAATGTTTTACTCCAATATATGATGATTTGTGGGGTCAAAGTTATTTGTACCATGAAAATCATCATGGTTTATTCCGATGAACAAAATTACTACTCCATCTCTAGAGATCTATAGTTTTGAGAGTGTTAGAGTTGGTGATTCCGATTCTTGATCCATCCTAAATGGATGAACCTTTATAGTTTTGGGTTAGGGGTTTGTATGTACTTAAAGAATAGTATTGTAGCAGTTGCTCTGCTA harbors:
- the LOC102666009 gene encoding transcription factor MYB13, with the translated sequence MKLIAYVTRYGCWNWRQLPKFAGLARCGKSCRLRWMNYLRPNLKRGNFTQEEEECIIRMHKKLGNRWSAIAAELPGRTDNEIKNHWHTTLKKRSQQNTVTIEETRVSKSKNNESVPNKGVTVTLLATSSQMSDNSSISPVSSSCSEFSSITSYHSTAASCMENLVFEDDDFGFLDSYNESFWTQLNLDDISNNAPCEIFSEDSNGCFQSTDATQIHDSCAKSPTTSESNIVVDNDFVDFQDAYKDATVDNFWSQTYVADMSHVPTELLVHSVAESECFTPIYDDLWGQSYLYHENHHGLFR